The following are encoded in a window of Labrus bergylta chromosome 16, fLabBer1.1, whole genome shotgun sequence genomic DNA:
- the mchr1b gene encoding melanin-concentrating hormone receptor 1: MDFTSNSSFSLFNSPESLQKEHEQQYDNVLMPSIFGVICFFGIFGNSVVIYTIVKKTKLCAQQTVPDIFIFSLSMADLLFLLGMPFLIHQLVGNGSWCFGATMCTVITALDSNSQIVSTYILTVMTLDRYLATVHPIRFKHVRTPCVARVAVALVWSFSLLSITPVWMYTGLMPLKDGSVGCALLLPNPATDTYWFTLYQFFLAFALPWVVICWVFFKILQNMSATVAPLPPCSLRVRTKKVTRMAVAICLAFFSCWAPYYILQLAHLGVQRPTFAFMYAYNIAISLGYANSCINPFIYIVLSETFKRKFIVAIRPTHKVFRVAPALPDGSMSLKMAPDNTHSSHLQSPRELLHNMLPVTVAVH, from the exons ATGGACTTCACTTCAAATTCATCTTTTTCCCTCTTCAATTCACCTGAGAGTCTGCAGAAAG AACATGAGCAACAGTACGACAACGTGCTCATGCCCAGCATCTTCGGGGTAATCTGCTTCTTCGGGATCTTCGGGAACTCCGTCGTCATCTACACCATCGTGAAGAAAACCAAGCTGTGCGCTCAGCAGACGGTGCCGGACATCTTCATCTTCAGCCTGTCCATGGCCGACCTCCTGTTTCTGCTCGGCATGCCCTTCCTCATCCACCAGCTCGTGGGGAACGGCTCCTGGTGCTTTGGTGCCACCATGTGCACCGTCATCACAGCGCTTGACTCCAACAGCCAGATCGTCAGCACCTACATCCTGACCGTGATGACTCTGGATCGTTACCTGGCAACCGTGCACCCCATCCGCTTCAAGCATGTGCGGACCCCCTGTGTGGCCCGGGTGGCGGTGGCTCTGGTCTGGAGCTTCTCCCTGCTGTCCATCACTCCGGTCTGGATGTACACGGGACTCATGCCCCTCAAGGACGGCTCGGTCGGCTGTGCCCTCCTGCTGCCCAACCCGGCCACCGACACCTACTGGTTCACCCTCTACCAGTTCTTCCTGGCCTTTGCTCTACCCTGGGTGGTCATCTGTTGGGTCTTTTTTAAGATTCTGCAGAACATGTCGGCTACAGTCGCCCCTCTGCCTCCGTGCAGCCTGAGGGTGAGGACGAAGAAGGTGACCCGCATGGCGGTGGCCATATGCCTGGCCTTCTTCTCCTGCTGGGCTCCTTATTACATCCTGCAGCTGGCCCACCTGGGAGTACAGAGACCCACCTTTGCCTTCATGTACGCCTACAACATCGCCATCAGTTTGGGTTACGCGAACAGCTGCATCAACCCGTTTATTTACATCGTGTTGAGTGAAACGTTCAAGAGGAAGTTCATTGTTGCCATCAGGCCGACTCACAAAGTGTTCAGGGTTGCCCCTGCTCTCCCCGACGGCAGCATGAGCCTGAAGATGGCACCAGACAACACTCACTCATCCCACCTGCAGTCACCCAGAGAGCTGCTTCACAACATGCTGCCTGTCACTGTGGCTGTGCACTGA